One part of the Arachidicoccus terrestris genome encodes these proteins:
- a CDS encoding nucleotidyl transferase AbiEii/AbiGii toxin family protein: protein MDIELVNRIKRITIIALASDDELMEILVLKGGNAIDLAYQPDSDIVSRTSYDLDYSIFDGDFAEEQQAISDRIEATLRQTFLENNFVVFDYKFLNKPKKISEELIDFWGGYKVEFKVIDKDSYDKNVGNKDKIRRASVPLNPNHSPVFELEFSKFEHVGKKSKIDVDGYKIYVYTPEMIAFEKLRAICQQLPDYRSVIPSFSPRARARDFYDIHLILDLFPINPNTDENKELIANIFEAKKVPLAFIKKIRNNKALHQDNWNSVKDTISQMEKLEDFDFYFNFVLNVFEAVTFP from the coding sequence ATGGATATAGAACTGGTAAATAGAATAAAACGCATTACAATAATTGCCCTTGCCTCTGATGATGAGTTGATGGAGATCCTCGTCCTCAAGGGCGGTAATGCCATTGATCTTGCCTACCAACCGGATAGTGATATAGTTTCCAGAACCTCGTACGATCTGGACTACTCTATTTTTGACGGTGACTTCGCCGAAGAACAACAGGCAATATCAGATAGAATCGAGGCCACTTTAAGGCAGACTTTTCTTGAAAACAATTTTGTTGTTTTTGATTATAAGTTCCTGAACAAGCCTAAAAAGATCAGTGAGGAGCTTATCGATTTCTGGGGCGGCTATAAAGTTGAATTTAAAGTCATTGACAAGGACAGTTATGATAAGAATGTGGGCAATAAGGATAAAATCAGAAGGGCTTCTGTTCCCCTAAATCCGAATCATTCTCCCGTTTTTGAGTTGGAATTCAGTAAGTTTGAACATGTCGGGAAGAAATCAAAAATTGACGTTGACGGATACAAGATCTATGTCTATACACCTGAAATGATTGCTTTTGAGAAATTAAGAGCCATCTGTCAGCAGCTTCCGGATTACCGGTCAGTCATTCCTTCTTTTAGTCCAAGAGCTAGGGCCAGAGATTTTTATGACATTCATCTGATATTGGATTTATTTCCCATAAACCCTAATACTGATGAAAACAAGGAGCTGATAGCAAACATCTTTGAAGCTAAAAAAGTTCCCTTAGCATTCATCAAGAAGATCAGAAATAATAAAGCCTTACACCAGGATAACTGGAACAGTGTTAAAGATACGATCTCACAGATGGAAAAACTCGAAGACTTCGACTTCTATTTTAATTTTGTATTGAATGTATTTGAGGCGGTTACATTCCCTTAG
- a CDS encoding DUF3883 domain-containing protein: MNKILSANKMEPFFTKSELDLFKKWESKPYEKENEEHRRIARELKESVWHKTKYLGRRIIEQLPGFILEDNQNWIQRDNTSRKDKRAGGSAFKPYTWVKVYRGSGKERDIFFTFGIEVGEDRGQRHNDFVYKLDYRTTSSSDLNIKQQAICKSFIEGLDVHWNKIPLKELIEENWDSLIETCLRFVRQSMPLYDGLSAMLWPEGARIPLEEGRRPTGYHEFPVRESNFKAVAIDYQAKDRVQKELGEAGEQLVIDYEKKILIEANRKEQADQVRKVPDGVGYDILSFDIDGNPRYIEVKTTLGDCNTPFYLSYNETAFMNLDKEHYFIYRIYNYDKINRRGKFYIVSGDVQSQILMKPINYMVVLKRTESAQDEPTD, translated from the coding sequence ATGAATAAAATATTGTCCGCTAATAAGATGGAACCATTTTTTACCAAAAGTGAACTGGATTTATTTAAAAAATGGGAAAGCAAGCCGTACGAAAAGGAAAACGAGGAACACAGAAGAATTGCTAGAGAACTTAAAGAATCCGTTTGGCATAAAACAAAGTATCTGGGGCGACGTATTATTGAACAGCTACCCGGGTTTATTCTGGAAGACAATCAGAATTGGATCCAACGGGACAATACGTCCCGAAAGGACAAAAGGGCTGGGGGCTCAGCATTCAAACCATACACCTGGGTAAAAGTCTACCGGGGTTCCGGAAAGGAGCGCGATATTTTCTTTACTTTCGGTATTGAGGTCGGAGAGGACCGTGGACAAAGGCATAATGATTTTGTTTATAAACTGGATTACAGGACAACGTCCAGCTCAGATTTGAACATTAAGCAGCAAGCTATATGTAAGTCTTTTATTGAAGGTTTGGATGTCCACTGGAACAAAATTCCTCTTAAAGAACTTATCGAAGAAAACTGGGATTCTCTTATCGAAACCTGTCTTCGGTTTGTAAGGCAGAGTATGCCTCTTTATGATGGGCTTTCGGCCATGCTCTGGCCGGAGGGCGCCAGGATTCCTTTAGAAGAAGGCAGGAGGCCAACAGGTTATCACGAATTTCCCGTTAGGGAAAGCAACTTTAAGGCCGTGGCTATTGACTATCAGGCGAAAGATCGGGTACAAAAAGAACTGGGGGAGGCTGGAGAGCAATTGGTAATTGACTACGAAAAAAAGATTCTAATAGAAGCAAATAGAAAAGAACAGGCGGATCAGGTCAGAAAAGTGCCCGACGGTGTGGGCTATGACATCTTATCTTTCGATATTGACGGGAACCCTAGATATATCGAAGTAAAAACCACTTTAGGTGACTGCAATACGCCGTTTTATCTTAGTTATAACGAAACTGCGTTTATGAATCTGGATAAAGAACATTACTTCATTTACAGAATCTACAATTATGACAAGATAAATCGGCGCGGTAAATTTTACATCGTTTCAGGTGATGTCCAAAGTCAGATTTTAATGAAACCGATAAACTACATGGTTGTTCTCAAAAGAACAGAATCCGCTCAGGATGAACCTACGGATTAA
- a CDS encoding PD-(D/E)XK nuclease family protein, with translation MASHTIAELEVLLENFKKTAPLKAADPTYMELSGYPHFENVSSNILSFFFDTRQVHGFQELFLQAITDCIADFKNVNESFEVLSVEREFSTDVKKRIDLIIECGTFVITIENKIFHRLVNDLKNYKDTIEKRFRKKQNRYYIVLSPRKEPVDNGFISVTYNQFFDRLKAHLSDYCLETNNAHLIFLNDFIQTIENLTGMDDSTINKQTFDFFFQNNDLIDALFAEKVNMENLLFRKRRQVADNIDTSGLTGFVKQWIWKREVIAFEFIIDAKTIVLDIWIGLNHIEAELFERDGVDYKTIDKLEIVKNQEYKQTSKRGYLIFTEDKRFYEIKTVVFAEKIRKILEKIKISLTD, from the coding sequence ATGGCCTCTCACACAATTGCCGAGTTGGAAGTCTTATTGGAGAATTTTAAAAAGACTGCTCCGCTAAAAGCTGCCGATCCTACTTACATGGAACTTTCCGGTTATCCGCATTTTGAGAATGTCAGTTCCAATATTTTAAGCTTCTTTTTTGATACCCGTCAGGTGCATGGCTTTCAGGAATTGTTCTTACAAGCGATCACAGACTGCATTGCGGACTTTAAAAATGTGAACGAATCCTTTGAGGTGTTGTCTGTAGAACGGGAATTTTCTACGGATGTAAAGAAAAGAATCGATCTGATCATTGAATGCGGCACTTTTGTTATAACGATTGAGAACAAAATATTTCATCGGCTCGTAAACGACCTAAAAAACTATAAGGATACAATTGAAAAACGCTTTCGCAAAAAGCAGAACCGGTATTACATTGTTTTATCTCCAAGAAAGGAACCCGTAGATAATGGCTTTATTTCAGTCACCTATAATCAATTTTTTGATCGATTGAAAGCTCATTTGAGTGATTATTGCCTTGAAACAAATAATGCACATTTAATTTTTTTGAACGACTTTATACAAACCATCGAAAATTTGACTGGTATGGATGATTCTACAATAAACAAACAGACCTTTGATTTCTTTTTCCAAAATAATGATCTCATTGACGCTTTGTTTGCCGAAAAGGTAAATATGGAAAATTTGCTTTTTAGAAAAAGACGGCAGGTTGCTGATAACATCGATACATCCGGGCTAACCGGTTTCGTTAAGCAATGGATATGGAAGAGAGAAGTGATTGCCTTTGAGTTCATCATTGACGCAAAAACGATCGTGCTGGATATCTGGATTGGTTTAAACCACATTGAGGCGGAATTGTTTGAAAGAGACGGGGTGGATTACAAAACGATCGACAAGCTTGAGATTGTTAAAAATCAGGAATATAAACAGACTAGCAAGAGAGGATATCTCATTTTCACTGAAGATAAACGATTTTACGAAATAAAAACTGTCGTATTTGCCGAAAAAATTAGAAAAATATTGGAAAAAATTAAAATAAGTTTAACTGATTGA
- the bla gene encoding class A beta-lactamase: MKRQVFTLILFFLTLCISVSAQKGSTLKTEIQNILATKKADVGVSILNLKTGERTSIHGDMPYSMISVFKFHVALTVMHQVDAGKLSLDQQLFIKKQDLLPDTYSPFRDKHPEGNLNITLREAIGWMIKVSDNNLCDFLIRLIGGVKTIDRFINSPHFVIKNDEAGMHENWDAQFLNTTTPDFATDLLRLFYEGKLLSPSATHFLYTTMVATSVGENRIKGQLPRGAVVAHRIGSSFTNDEGLTGAINDIGIIELPDGNRLILSIFVHNTIEHYKDGEAIIASIAKSAWDYYTK, from the coding sequence ATGAAAAGGCAAGTTTTTACCTTAATCCTGTTTTTCCTGACGCTTTGTATATCCGTATCCGCACAAAAGGGCAGTACACTTAAAACCGAGATCCAAAATATCCTTGCTACCAAAAAGGCGGACGTTGGCGTCTCCATCCTTAACCTGAAAACAGGGGAGCGGACTAGCATCCATGGCGACATGCCCTATTCCATGATCAGCGTCTTCAAATTCCATGTGGCACTAACCGTTATGCATCAGGTAGATGCGGGTAAGCTCTCCCTGGACCAGCAGCTCTTTATCAAAAAGCAGGATCTTCTGCCAGATACCTACAGTCCCTTCCGCGACAAGCATCCCGAAGGTAACCTCAATATCACACTGCGGGAGGCTATAGGCTGGATGATCAAGGTCAGCGACAACAACCTCTGTGATTTTCTCATCCGGCTGATAGGTGGGGTGAAAACCATTGACAGATTTATTAATAGCCCCCATTTTGTGATCAAAAACGACGAAGCCGGCATGCACGAAAATTGGGACGCGCAGTTCCTGAATACCACCACACCTGATTTTGCCACGGATCTGTTGAGGCTTTTTTATGAGGGTAAATTGCTCTCACCATCCGCCACGCATTTTCTCTACACCACCATGGTCGCCACCTCCGTCGGTGAAAACAGGATCAAAGGCCAGCTACCCAGGGGCGCTGTCGTCGCCCACCGCATCGGCAGCTCCTTTACCAATGATGAGGGGCTTACCGGCGCCATCAATGATATCGGTATCATCGAACTTCCTGATGGCAACCGGCTTATTCTGTCCATCTTCGTCCACAATACCATTGAACACTATAAAGACGGCGAAGCCATTATCGCCTCGATCGCCAAATCCGCCTGGGATTATTACACAAAATAA
- a CDS encoding lysine N(6)-hydroxylase/L-ornithine N(5)-oxygenase family protein: protein MTTPIIYDLIGIGIGPFNLGLAALTENISTLNCLFLDENPSFNWHPGLLLPWARMQVPFHADLVTLADPCSKYSYLAFLKARKRLLRFTILEKYFPLRSEYHDYCAWVAKYLKTLKFGYKVENVEYDKERQAYRITAWQGNFTSRAYFYAKKIVIGIGSRPFIPEGIQDKMYLPYLTHASGYLYHKKDFIERGDITIIGSGQSAAEIFYDLLQLYPDRLGQLTWITRSGILPMDYSKFSCEMTSPEYTSHFFSLSSEMKGKVLAGQDNLYKGINRSLIQMIYERLYLISLSRPNLKSDIRILPHRELLDIRPLEISGKMFLKLCHTETMEMNKHLSSATILATGYENQPPAFLEGIKDRISFDAKGRLAINRNYAIDKTGDSIFIQNAELHTHGFNSADLGLGTYRNMVIVNSILGYEHYGIPADNTFQSF, encoded by the coding sequence ATGACTACACCTATTATCTACGATCTCATCGGTATCGGTATTGGTCCCTTTAATCTTGGCCTGGCAGCGCTTACAGAAAATATTTCCACGCTCAACTGTCTCTTTCTGGATGAAAATCCCTCCTTTAACTGGCATCCCGGCCTGCTGCTTCCCTGGGCCCGCATGCAGGTACCCTTTCACGCGGATCTCGTCACCCTGGCCGATCCCTGCAGTAAATATTCCTACCTCGCTTTTCTAAAAGCCCGAAAACGGCTCCTTCGGTTCACTATTCTGGAGAAATACTTTCCGCTTAGAAGCGAGTACCATGATTATTGCGCCTGGGTGGCTAAATACTTAAAAACGCTTAAGTTCGGTTACAAGGTTGAAAACGTAGAATATGACAAGGAACGACAAGCCTACCGGATTACTGCCTGGCAGGGAAATTTTACAAGTAGGGCTTACTTTTATGCCAAAAAGATAGTAATCGGTATCGGCTCCCGCCCGTTTATTCCGGAAGGTATTCAGGACAAAATGTATCTGCCTTACCTTACTCACGCCTCGGGCTATCTCTATCATAAAAAGGACTTTATTGAAAGGGGAGATATAACGATCATCGGCTCCGGCCAGAGTGCCGCCGAAATCTTCTATGACCTCCTGCAACTATATCCAGACAGGCTGGGTCAACTAACCTGGATCACCAGGTCGGGCATTTTGCCCATGGATTACAGCAAATTCTCCTGCGAAATGACTTCACCGGAATATACGAGCCATTTCTTTTCGCTCAGTAGCGAGATGAAAGGAAAAGTCCTGGCTGGACAAGACAATCTCTATAAAGGCATCAACCGGTCACTGATCCAGATGATCTATGAAAGGCTTTACTTAATTTCGCTATCGCGTCCCAACCTGAAATCCGATATCCGTATCCTGCCACACCGGGAACTGCTGGATATCCGACCCCTGGAAATCTCCGGCAAAATGTTCCTGAAACTCTGCCACACGGAAACAATGGAAATGAATAAGCACCTGAGTTCCGCCACCATCCTTGCCACCGGCTATGAAAACCAGCCGCCCGCGTTTCTGGAAGGCATAAAAGACCGAATTAGTTTCGACGCTAAAGGCCGCCTGGCTATTAACCGCAATTACGCCATCGACAAGACCGGAGACTCCATCTTTATTCAAAACGCCGAGCTACACACACACGGCTTCAATTCGGCCGACCTCGGCCTCGGCACCTACCGAAATATGGTGATCGTCAATTCCATCCTGGGCTATGAACACTACGGCATCCCGGCAGACAATACCTTCCAATCTTTTTAA